The segment ACGCTTTTCCCCAAGCTGAGCTGCGTTCGACCGTCTGCAGACGAGCTCTGCCTGATGAGGTGTCTATTTGCTCGCGTGGATAGAGATGCGTTTGATCGCGCAATGAGCCATAAATAAGATGGATCCAGGCCAACTCAAGGTCCATGAGAATGGCAACCATGAGCCATTGCAGCTCCACTCGCAAGAAGCTCGCTGCAGGCCGTCGAGGTGTTTCTCTGCGCGATGCAGAATCGGaggaaagaaaagaatacACTAGCTGAGAGCAGTGAAACTTTTAACGCGGCTAGCTCTGTGATAATAGCTATTAGTCTTTTctgctcgaagaactgcgCAGACGCTAGGCGTCGATCACCTGCCAAAAGCTTAATAGAGCTTGGGAAAGTTATGGGTCAAATTCGAGTTGGCTTAAGCACATCTAGAAGCAATAAGGGCTGAATTCAGTATGTCTAAGGTCATTCTGGTTACTGGTGCCTCGAGAGGTATTGGTAAGTCGATTGTGGAGGTTGTACTCAATTCAAGTGCTGACGCAGTTGTCTACGGTGTGGCCAGATCGGGCCACCTCTGActgagttgaagaagaagtacgaTAACCGGTTCTTCTACGTGGTCGGCGACATCACAGATGACAAtactttgaagactttgGTCGATGAAGCTGTGAGAGGGCATGGGAAGATTGACTCACTGATCGCGAATGCTGGTGTGCTAGAGCCTGTCTAAAGTGCCAATCACATTGTGGTCCGCGATTGGAAGAAACTCTACGACGTCAATTTTTTAACGATCGTTTCGTTGGTCTCTATCGCCTTGCCGTTCTTGAAGCAGTCGAATGGTAACATTTTGTTTGTCAGTTCGGATGCCAGTGTACATACTTCAGTTGCTGGGGTGCCTATGGGTCTTCCAAGGCAGCTTTGAATCATTTCGCAATGACGATCGCAAATGAGGAAAAAGCAGTGAAAGCCCTTGCAATTGCACCAGGTATCGTTGACACTCAAATGCAAGTCGAGATCAGAGAGAATGTCGGACCAAAAGCGATGTCTGACGAGGCCTTGAGTGTATTCAAGGGTCTAAAAGCAGGCAACAAGTTGCTAGATAGCTCTGTTCCAGCGACAATCTACTCTAAGTTGGCATTGAATGGCATTCCAGACGCTGTCAATGGTAAATATCTGAGTTACGACGCTGAATCACTCAAAGACTTTTGCTAGCTTAGATCAAAGGGATAATAGacatcaagagaaggagTCGGGCGGCGAAGTGCGGAGTCAAAACATTGTTTCTATAATGCTATTATTTATTCTACGAAACAGCTATAATAGTCGAATCGTTTGGATGTTGATCGAGACCTCGTGAGAACTCAGTTTTTGCCGACTTTTTGCTCGACAGCGGTCTGCACGTTTCTGTAAACCTCATCAACTGGGTGGTCGCAGCCCACTCTTACGACTTTCGCCTGCTTATCAAAATACTCAACAACTGGCATACTAGTTTCGATAAACGttctgaatcttttcttgatcgacTCAATGTTGTCGTCATCTCTCCCGCTGGTCTTACCACGTTCTAGTAGCCTCTCGAGCATGACTTTCTCGGGGCAATCAAAAAACAGGACGAATTTACTGGGGACAATCTCCTGCTCAAAAGTAATTGCCTGGTCCATCTTTCTTGGGAAACCATCCACCAAAAACTTAGTACTACCCTTCTCGAAGTTCTCGGTGATAGCCTGCTTTAAGAGCGCAACTGTAACTTCTTGGGGAACGATCAGACCTTCCTTGATATAATGGCTAATCAATTCACCATATTTGGAGCCCTCACGCTCTCTTTCTGCTCGCAACAGGTCACCGGCAGACAAATGGACAAAGTGGTAATCGTTCACTAGCTTGGCGCACTGAGTTCCTTTACCAGCTCCCGGACCGCCGAGAACGAAGACAACGGAAACTTGGTCAGGCGAGAAAGCTGGCTGTTTAGGCTTCTTGTACTCTTTTTTAACCTCTTCCGGGGCCTCTTCTAAGAACTCTGCTGGATCTGTTTTTTGGTATGACAGCGATACAACGGTTGATCCAACAGCGAGCGCTCCAAGCAGCAATAGAAGCTTTCCACTTGGTTTAGGGGTCTTCTTACCGCTTTCCTTCGTCTTTGGCTCAGCATTGTTTGAATATCCACGACAGAGCCAAGATGCAATGCGTCCGCTGCTATTTGGTTTGCAGGTCAGGAAAGACTGAGCCGGCCGGTTGAGAGGAATTCTGACTCTCTTGAAATTTGAACCAATATTTTTAAGCATCTAGAGCGATCTGTGCTTGGTTGCTATCCAGGTACTATACGTATGGTCCATATCTAGTGGGCTGTAGAATGGCTTGATCAAGTAAAAAATGTTCGCTTAGAGTGTCATTCACGAACAACAGAGTAAGCAAATATGTGCCCAAAGCCATCACGGCCTAGCGATCCAGGACCACTACTATGAATGCTGACGAGCTGGTTgatttccttcttcaagatgatgatcttaCGGTAGAAGTTCGCTACGAGGAGCCCGACTTCCCGTTCCAAATCAAAGAACCGCCTAAAGGGACTAGCGCAGCATCAGAGAAGCTGCGACGCAGCGTCAAACCAGTGTTCACCGAAGTGGACGAAATTCTGAAGGACCtcgagcagctcatcgTGCGTCCTAGCACCTGCCAAGCGTACAATACTCTAAATGGCGATGCTTGGAGTAATACGGAACAGGAGGCTACCGAAATAAATAAGGATGTCATGTCTCGCAGACGACATCCTAGGAAGAAAGATAGGAATCGACATGCAGAAAGCTCAGGAGCGAAAAATGCCCTCGAGGACAATGTTCGAAACAGGGTGTCCAAAGAAAACGCTGAATCCAAACAAGAGAACACCACTTCCAGGAAACCAAGGAAATCTCGTAAAAGGAATTTGGAAAGGGACCGCAATCAAAATGAGACCGAGCCATTTCTGATTCCACGGGCGGGAAACAGTTTAAAGACTTCGCGCAAGAACGAACATAAAACGGTGACATCTGATAAAGAGCAAGTAGATATAAAACAGCGTTCTGATAGGGACACAAAGGAAGATCCACGCCAGCATCAAGAGGACTACCTTTCGAAGAAGCggtcgaagaagaaaaagaacCGTCAAAACGCTGCACCTGAATCGTTTCTTTCAGAGGAAGTGCTGATTGAAGAGGTCACAGAACTTCTCGAAATGGAACGCACTAGAAATGAACATGAAGGGACAAAAAAAGGTAATGCTGAAAATAGGACCAGGAAATCTGTCTCGAGGTTTCAAGCACCGCTGGAGGGATCCAAGAATCACtcgtcgaagaagcagtccaagaagagaataaCCCGTCAaaaaaatgcagaaaagttga is part of the Torulaspora globosa chromosome 7, complete sequence genome and harbors:
- the URA6 gene encoding bifunctional uridylate/adenylate kinase (ancestral locus Anc_2.667), whose protein sequence is MLKNIGSNFKRVRIPLNRPAQSFLTCKPNSSGRIASWLCRGYSNNAEPKTKESGKKTPKPSGKLLLLLGALAVGSTVVSLSYQKTDPAEFLEEAPEEVKKEYKKPKQPAFSPDQVSVVFVLGGPGAGKGTQCAKLVNDYHFVHLSAGDLLRAEREREGSKYGELISHYIKEGLIVPQEVTVALLKQAITENFEKGSTKFLVDGFPRKMDQAITFEQEIVPSKFVLFFDCPEKVMLERLLERGKTSGRDDDNIESIKKRFRTFIETSMPVVEYFDKQAKVVRVGCDHPVDEVYRNVQTAVEQKVGKN